A single region of the Streptomyces virginiae genome encodes:
- a CDS encoding GntR family transcriptional regulator, producing the protein MIEFHLDARSGVAPYMQLVHQVRQALRLGLLSEGDRLPTVKDVAAGVAINPNTVLKAYRELEYEGLVAKKPGVGTFISGTLGDDSIAEHEPLRRELQLWLDKARTAGLGEESIEALFLSTFRARTGTGTDPHTEEEK; encoded by the coding sequence GTGATCGAGTTTCACCTCGATGCCCGCTCCGGCGTCGCCCCGTACATGCAGCTCGTCCACCAGGTGCGTCAGGCCCTGCGGCTCGGGCTGCTGTCCGAGGGGGATCGACTGCCGACGGTCAAGGACGTCGCCGCCGGTGTGGCGATCAATCCGAACACCGTGCTCAAGGCGTACCGGGAGCTCGAATACGAGGGCCTCGTCGCGAAGAAGCCCGGGGTCGGCACGTTCATCTCCGGCACGCTCGGCGACGACTCGATCGCCGAGCACGAGCCGCTGCGCCGGGAGCTGCAGCTGTGGCTCGACAAGGCGCGGACCGCCGGGCTGGGCGAGGAGAGCATCGAGGCCCTGTTCCTGAGCACCTTCCGCGCCCGCACCGGCACGGGCACGGACCCGCACACCGAAGAGGAGAAATGA